Proteins from a single region of Coregonus clupeaformis isolate EN_2021a chromosome 35, ASM2061545v1, whole genome shotgun sequence:
- the LOC121550499 gene encoding glycerophosphodiester phosphodiesterase 1-like: MLQIGDEVYFSAVFLLVLFGTRSAIGASAVTASIYVFIVMFRFPQVPANQASQVLRPTGLASAGVPVVAHRAGGHDAPENTIAAIREASRNGATGVELDLGFTADGVAVLMHDETVDRTTNGTGAVGMLRLAELRTLDATGRHRLREKFKGERVPTLQEAVEECINHQLTIFFDVKDQPDKAAAALGEMYQKHPVLYNSSIVCSFQPKVIYKMRQADPRVVTALTHRPWSLSRYGDGTPRSLSAWTHYWLGVLDVLLDWAHHHLLWNLCGVSAILMQKDFISLDYVQYWAERGVEVVGWTINTAVDKQYYQDVLKISYITDSLREDCEPHY; encoded by the exons ATGTTACAAATTGGAGACGAAGTTTATTTCTCAGCGGTATTTCTGCTGGTTCTATTCGGGACCAGGAGCGCGATTGGAGCATCGGCCGTCACCGCATCCATCTACGTCTTTATCGTGATGTTTCGGTTCCCACAAGTGCCGGCTAACCAGGCGAGTCAGGTGCTGCGGCCCACTGGCCTTGCGAGCGCCGGCGTCCCCGTGGTTGCGCACCGGGCAGGGGGACACGATGCTCCGGAGAACACCATTGCAGCGATCCGAGAG gcCAGCAGGAATGGAGCCACAGGGGTGGAGCTGGACCTGGGCTTCACTGCAGATGGAGTGGCGGTGCTGATGCACGATGAGACGGTGGACCGCACCACCAACGGGACGGGAGCAGTGGGCATGCTGCGTCTGGCAGAGCTCAGGACGCTGGACGCCACGGGCAGACACAGGCTTAG GGAGAAGTTCAAGGGGGAGAGGGTGCCAACGCTTCAGGAGGCAGTGGAGGAATGCATCAACCACCAGCTGACCATCTTCTTTGATGTCAAAGATCAACCTGATAAG GCAGCTGCAGCCCTAGGGGAGATGTATCAGAAACACCCTGTCCTCTACAACTCCAGTATTGTCTGCTCCTTTCAACCTAAAGTAATCTACAAG ATGCGTCAGGCGGACCCTAGGGTGGTCACGGCCCTGACCCACCGGCCCTGGAGCCTTAGTCGCTACGGCGATGGCACGCCCCGTTCCCTGTCAGCGTGGACGCACTACTGGCTGGGAGTTTTGGACGTGCTGCTGGACTGGGCCCACCACCACCTGTTGTGGAACCTGTGTGGTGTCTCAGCCATCCTCATGCAGAAGGACTTCATCTCCCT GGACTATGTTCAGTACTGGGCAGAGCGAGGGGTGGAGGTGGTGGGCTGGACCATCAACACGGCCGTGGATAAACAGTACTACCAAGATGTCCTGAAGATCAGCTACATCACTGACAGCCTGAGGGAAGACTGTGAGCCTCACTACTGA